Proteins found in one Actinokineospora alba genomic segment:
- a CDS encoding Rv0361 family membrane protein, with protein MSQPPQPGGYPFPPQPGGDPQQPGGFPQQGGFPQQGGFPQQGGFPQQGQPHPGQPQPGQPQPGGYPQSGEFQQQGYPQQQPYGQPGAYPQQYGQPYGAPKKNNKPLIFGAIGLVVVGVVVTLILVLTGGSGPQATTEALIDAFIDKDVAAANALMCDAKDHLPAEAFKESSQFIPTDIKIVDVQEDGDTAKVKVEATVAGEKDTNTFKLRKKDGDWCVDDI; from the coding sequence ATGTCGCAACCGCCCCAGCCCGGCGGCTACCCGTTCCCTCCGCAGCCAGGCGGTGACCCGCAGCAGCCTGGCGGGTTCCCCCAGCAGGGCGGGTTCCCCCAGCAGGGCGGATTCCCCCAGCAAGGCGGATTCCCCCAGCAGGGCCAGCCCCACCCGGGCCAGCCGCAGCCGGGTCAGCCGCAGCCGGGTGGATACCCGCAGTCCGGCGAGTTCCAGCAGCAGGGCTACCCGCAGCAGCAGCCCTACGGCCAGCCGGGCGCATACCCGCAGCAGTACGGCCAGCCCTACGGCGCCCCGAAGAAGAACAACAAGCCGTTGATCTTCGGCGCGATCGGCCTCGTGGTCGTCGGCGTCGTCGTGACCCTGATCCTGGTGCTCACCGGTGGCAGCGGTCCCCAGGCCACCACCGAGGCGCTCATCGACGCGTTCATCGACAAGGACGTCGCCGCCGCGAACGCCCTCATGTGCGACGCCAAGGACCATCTCCCGGCTGAGGCCTTCAAGGAGTCGTCGCAGTTCATCCCGACGGACATCAAGATCGTCGATGTCCAGGAGGACGGCGACACCGCGAAGGTGAAGGTCGAGGCCACCGTCGCCGGCGAGAAGGACACCAACACCTTCAAGCTTCGCAAGAAGGACGGCGACTGGTGCGTCGACGACATCTGA
- a CDS encoding energy-coupling factor ABC transporter permease, with amino-acid sequence MSTSVAMHMSDGLLNATTSMLFIGVAVLGLAVAAARARATLDDRTAPMAGLVAAFLFATQMINFPVLPGVSGHLLGGALAAILVGPWVGALCVSIVLVVQALVFADGGITALGANITNMALIGTAAGFLVALALRRLAQHGRAGLVAVAFIAAVFNTVLASVGFVVEFAMGGETSFPLGTVAATVIGVHCLIGIGEGVITALTVGAVAAVRPDLVYLLRGTERPLELRTAAGVAA; translated from the coding sequence ATGTCCACCTCGGTCGCCATGCACATGAGCGACGGCCTGTTGAACGCGACGACATCGATGTTGTTCATCGGTGTCGCGGTCCTCGGCCTGGCGGTCGCGGCCGCTCGGGCGCGCGCGACGCTCGACGACCGCACCGCGCCCATGGCCGGTCTGGTCGCGGCGTTCCTGTTCGCCACCCAGATGATCAACTTCCCGGTCCTGCCCGGCGTCAGCGGCCACCTGCTCGGCGGCGCGCTCGCGGCGATCCTGGTGGGGCCGTGGGTCGGCGCGCTCTGCGTGTCGATCGTGCTGGTCGTGCAGGCGCTCGTCTTCGCCGACGGTGGCATCACCGCGCTGGGCGCGAACATCACCAACATGGCCCTCATCGGCACCGCCGCGGGATTCCTCGTTGCGCTGGCGCTGCGGCGGCTCGCCCAGCACGGCCGGGCCGGGCTCGTCGCGGTCGCGTTCATCGCCGCGGTTTTCAACACCGTGCTGGCGTCGGTCGGGTTCGTCGTGGAGTTCGCGATGGGCGGTGAGACCTCGTTCCCGCTGGGCACGGTCGCCGCGACCGTGATCGGGGTGCACTGCCTGATCGGCATCGGTGAGGGCGTCATCACCGCGCTCACCGTCGGCGCCGTCGCCGCGGTCCGGCCCGACTTGGTCTACCTGCTGCGCGGCACCGAGCGGCCGCTGGAACTGCGCACCGCCGCGGGGGTGGCGGCATGA
- a CDS encoding PDGLE domain-containing protein has translation MRKRGFFIGFLLVALVIAGAVSYLADSDPDGLDHATMVGCEVVEVDGAERLKGDCIAQRAREHQLSSSPLADYAVGGDERSTGMAGVLGVLLTLGLAGGLFWLLRKRSTT, from the coding sequence ATGAGGAAGCGCGGGTTCTTCATCGGCTTCCTGCTGGTCGCCCTGGTGATCGCGGGCGCCGTGTCCTACCTCGCCGACTCCGACCCGGACGGGCTCGACCACGCGACCATGGTGGGCTGCGAGGTCGTCGAGGTCGACGGCGCCGAGCGGCTCAAGGGCGACTGCATCGCGCAGCGGGCGCGGGAGCACCAGCTCTCGTCGAGCCCCCTGGCCGACTACGCGGTCGGCGGGGACGAGCGGTCGACCGGGATGGCGGGCGTCCTCGGCGTGCTGCTGACCCTGGGCCTGGCAGGCGGCCTCTTCTGGTTGCTGCGCAAGCGATCCACGACCTGA
- the cbiQ gene encoding cobalt ECF transporter T component CbiQ: MQPFHRPGDTPVHRLPAQVKIVTALVFVLCVVATRRTEFLAFGLYFAVLAGVWAVARIPPGWLAKRALIETPFVILAFALPFVAGGPTVDLLGVTVSEQGALAGWNILAKGTLGVLVSLTLAATTSPRDLIVGLQRLRVPAMVITIATLMLRYLEVIAAEARRMRTARICRGHDPRFLWQVGATARGIGTLFVRSYERGERVHLAMVSRGWAGAMPDDPRPVGRGAWLLGLVPAVIAAAVLGASL, from the coding sequence GTGCAGCCCTTCCACCGTCCCGGCGACACCCCGGTCCACCGCCTGCCCGCCCAGGTGAAGATCGTCACAGCACTCGTCTTCGTGCTGTGCGTGGTGGCGACCAGGCGCACCGAGTTCCTGGCCTTCGGGCTCTACTTCGCCGTCCTGGCAGGCGTTTGGGCCGTCGCGCGGATCCCGCCGGGGTGGCTGGCGAAGCGGGCGCTGATCGAGACGCCGTTCGTCATCCTGGCGTTCGCGCTGCCGTTCGTCGCGGGCGGGCCCACCGTGGACCTGTTGGGTGTCACCGTGTCCGAACAGGGCGCGCTCGCGGGCTGGAACATCCTGGCGAAAGGCACCCTCGGCGTCCTGGTGTCGCTCACCCTGGCGGCCACGACCTCGCCGCGTGACCTGATCGTCGGCCTGCAGCGGCTGCGGGTGCCCGCGATGGTGATCACCATCGCCACGCTCATGCTGCGGTACCTGGAGGTCATCGCGGCCGAGGCGCGGCGGATGCGCACCGCCCGGATCTGCCGGGGCCACGACCCCCGGTTCCTGTGGCAGGTCGGCGCGACCGCGCGGGGGATCGGCACACTGTTCGTCCGCAGCTATGAGAGAGGGGAACGGGTGCACCTCGCGATGGTGTCGCGCGGCTGGGCGGGCGCGATGCCCGACGACCCGCGCCCGGTGGGCCGCGGGGCCTGGCTGCTCGGGCTGGTCCCCGCCGTGATCGCCGCCGCCGTCCTGGGAGCCTCGTTATGA
- a CDS encoding energy-coupling factor ABC transporter ATP-binding protein: MTALLVESLAYAYPDGHQALFGVDLRVEEGERVAVLGPNGAGKTTLVLHLNGVLTAGAGRIEVAGLPVAKANLKEIRRRVGVVFQDPDDQLFMPTVRDDVAFGPANFGLRGADLDARVKQALDAVGMAEHADRSPMHLSGGQRRRVALATVLACEPEILVLDEPSANLEPVARRELAEVLLGLDRTMLMVTHDLPYALQVCPRSVLIDGGVIVADGPTRDLLADTALLAAHRLELPFGFRLD; the protein is encoded by the coding sequence ATGACCGCGCTGCTCGTCGAGAGCCTCGCCTACGCCTACCCCGACGGCCACCAGGCGCTCTTCGGCGTCGACCTGCGGGTCGAGGAGGGGGAGCGGGTCGCGGTGCTCGGGCCGAACGGCGCGGGCAAGACCACGCTGGTCCTGCACCTCAACGGCGTGCTGACCGCGGGCGCGGGCCGCATCGAGGTCGCGGGCCTGCCGGTGGCCAAGGCCAACCTCAAGGAGATCCGCCGCCGGGTCGGCGTCGTGTTCCAGGACCCCGACGACCAGCTGTTCATGCCGACCGTGCGCGACGACGTGGCGTTCGGCCCGGCCAACTTCGGCCTGCGCGGCGCCGACCTCGACGCCCGGGTCAAGCAGGCCCTCGACGCGGTCGGGATGGCCGAGCACGCCGACCGCTCGCCGATGCACCTGTCCGGCGGGCAGCGCCGCCGGGTCGCCCTCGCCACCGTCCTCGCCTGCGAGCCGGAGATCCTCGTCCTGGACGAGCCGTCGGCGAACCTGGAGCCGGTGGCCCGCCGTGAGCTGGCCGAGGTCCTGCTCGGACTGGACCGCACGATGCTGATGGTCACCCACGACCTGCCCTACGCGCTGCAGGTGTGCCCGCGCAGCGTGCTGATCGACGGCGGTGTGATCGTGGCCGACGGACCCACCCGCGACCTGCTGGCCGACACCGCGCTGCTCGCCGCGCACCGGCTGGAACTTCCGTTCGGGTTCCGCCTCGACTAG
- the gcvT gene encoding glycine cleavage system aminomethyltransferase GcvT produces the protein MSNPSPLHAVHEALGASFTDFAGWAMPLRYGSELAEHKAVREASGLFDLSHMGEIELTGPEAARALDYALVGYLSKVKPGRARYTMICDADGGVLDDLVVYRLATDHYMVVANASNAAVVAEALRERSTGFAVEVNDRSATCALIAVQGPTSAEIVRKVTGSDLDKLSYYASVPATAAGHDVLLARTGYTGEDGFELYSEAEHAQDIWNAITEIGQDHGLVPAGLACRDTLRLEAGMPLYGNELGPEFTPFDAGLGRVVKFEKPGDFVGREALERRKDNIVGTVRVGLTSTGRRAPRHGYPVLDGDGNPVGTVTSGALSPTLGHPIAMAYVPTALSEPGTALAVDIRGTSTPVEVVELPFYQRPA, from the coding sequence ATGAGCAACCCCTCCCCGCTGCACGCGGTGCACGAGGCCCTCGGCGCCTCGTTCACCGACTTCGCAGGCTGGGCGATGCCGCTGCGCTACGGCAGTGAACTGGCCGAGCACAAGGCGGTCCGCGAGGCGTCCGGCCTGTTCGACCTCAGCCACATGGGTGAGATCGAGCTGACCGGTCCCGAGGCGGCCCGTGCGCTCGACTACGCCCTGGTCGGGTACCTGTCCAAGGTCAAGCCGGGCCGCGCGCGGTACACGATGATCTGCGACGCCGACGGCGGCGTGCTCGACGACCTGGTCGTCTACCGGCTCGCCACCGACCACTACATGGTCGTGGCCAACGCCTCCAACGCCGCTGTCGTCGCCGAGGCGCTGCGCGAGCGGTCCACCGGCTTCGCCGTCGAGGTCAACGACCGCTCCGCCACCTGCGCGCTCATCGCGGTGCAGGGGCCGACTTCGGCGGAGATCGTGCGCAAGGTGACCGGCTCGGACCTGGACAAGCTGTCGTACTACGCGAGCGTCCCGGCCACCGCCGCGGGCCACGACGTGCTGCTCGCGCGCACCGGCTACACCGGCGAGGACGGCTTCGAGCTGTACTCCGAGGCCGAGCACGCCCAGGACATCTGGAACGCGATCACCGAGATCGGCCAGGACCACGGGCTGGTCCCGGCGGGTCTGGCCTGCCGCGACACCCTGCGCCTGGAGGCCGGGATGCCGCTGTACGGCAATGAGCTCGGCCCCGAGTTCACCCCGTTCGACGCCGGCCTCGGCCGGGTCGTGAAGTTCGAGAAGCCCGGTGACTTCGTCGGCCGCGAGGCCCTCGAGCGCCGCAAGGACAATATCGTGGGAACCGTGCGAGTCGGGCTCACCAGCACCGGCCGTCGCGCCCCCCGACACGGGTACCCCGTTCTCGACGGAGACGGAAACCCGGTAGGTACCGTGACCAGCGGCGCCCTCTCACCGACGCTCGGCCACCCGATCGCCATGGCGTACGTGCCGACCGCTCTCAGCGAGCCCGGCACGGCCCTGGCCGTCGACATCCGTGGCACGTCGACGCCGGTCGAGGTCGTCGAGCTGCCCTTCTACCAGCGTCCCGCCTGA
- the gcvH gene encoding glycine cleavage system protein GcvH translates to MSNPENLGYTEEHEWVDLGDAGTATVGITVYAAEALGDVVFVQLPEVGDKLVAGDTCGEIESTKSVSDLYAPVNGEVVAVNEAVVDDPGVVNTDPFGEGWLFKVAVEGDTDLLDVAAYNALTKED, encoded by the coding sequence ATGAGCAATCCGGAGAACCTCGGCTACACCGAGGAACACGAGTGGGTCGACCTCGGCGACGCGGGCACCGCAACCGTCGGCATCACCGTTTACGCAGCTGAGGCGCTCGGCGACGTCGTCTTCGTCCAACTCCCCGAGGTCGGCGACAAGCTCGTCGCGGGCGACACCTGCGGCGAGATCGAGTCGACCAAGTCGGTCAGCGACCTCTACGCCCCCGTCAACGGCGAGGTCGTGGCGGTCAACGAGGCCGTCGTGGACGACCCCGGTGTGGTCAACACCGACCCGTTCGGCGAGGGCTGGCTCTTCAAGGTCGCCGTCGAGGGCGACACCGACCTGCTCGACGTCGCCGCGTACAACGCGCTGACCAAGGAAGACTGA
- the glyA gene encoding serine hydroxymethyltransferase → MSTFGQSLAEVDPDVAAAVDAELHRQQSTLEMIASENFAPVGVLEAQGSVLTNKYAEGYPGRRYYGGCEHVDVIEQLAIDRVKALFGAEHANVQPHSGAQANAAAMVSVLNPGDTILGLDLAHGGHLTHGMKINFSGKLYNVVAYHVDQETGIVDMAEVERLAVEAQPKLIVAGWSAYPRQLDFAEFRRIADSVGALLMVDMAHFAGLVAAGLHPSPVPHADLVTTTTHKTLGGPRGGVILCRKGLAKKVNSAVFPGQQGGPLEHVIAAKAVAFKIAASEEFAERQRRVLEGAKILADRLSRSDCAEAGVKVLTGGTDVHLVLVDLVNSALDGQQAEDRLHSVGITVNRNAVPFDPRPPMITSGLRIGTPALATRGFDAEDFAEVSDIIAVALGPDFDDTTRQELRDRVDLLVKRRPLYPDLG, encoded by the coding sequence ATGAGCACCTTCGGACAGTCCCTCGCCGAGGTCGACCCCGACGTCGCCGCGGCTGTCGACGCCGAGCTGCACCGCCAGCAGTCGACCCTGGAGATGATCGCCTCGGAGAACTTCGCCCCGGTGGGCGTGCTCGAGGCGCAGGGCTCGGTGCTGACGAACAAGTACGCCGAGGGCTACCCCGGCCGCCGCTACTACGGCGGCTGCGAGCACGTCGACGTCATCGAGCAGCTCGCGATCGACCGGGTCAAGGCCCTCTTCGGCGCCGAGCACGCCAACGTGCAGCCGCACTCGGGCGCGCAGGCCAACGCCGCGGCGATGGTCTCCGTGCTCAACCCCGGCGACACGATCCTCGGCCTCGATCTCGCGCACGGCGGTCACCTGACGCACGGCATGAAGATCAATTTCTCGGGCAAGCTCTACAACGTCGTGGCCTACCACGTCGACCAGGAGACCGGGATCGTCGACATGGCCGAGGTCGAGCGCCTCGCCGTGGAGGCGCAGCCGAAGCTGATCGTGGCGGGCTGGTCGGCCTACCCGCGCCAGCTCGACTTCGCCGAGTTCCGCCGCATCGCCGACTCGGTCGGCGCGCTGCTGATGGTCGACATGGCGCACTTCGCCGGTCTCGTCGCCGCGGGTCTGCACCCCAGCCCCGTGCCGCACGCCGACCTGGTGACCACCACGACCCACAAGACCCTCGGCGGCCCCCGCGGCGGAGTGATCCTCTGCCGCAAGGGACTGGCCAAGAAGGTCAACTCCGCGGTGTTCCCCGGCCAGCAGGGTGGCCCGCTGGAGCACGTCATCGCGGCCAAGGCCGTGGCGTTCAAGATCGCCGCCTCGGAGGAGTTCGCCGAGCGGCAGCGCCGCGTGCTCGAGGGCGCGAAGATCCTGGCCGACCGGCTCTCCCGGTCGGACTGCGCCGAGGCAGGCGTGAAGGTCCTCACCGGCGGCACCGACGTCCACCTGGTCCTGGTCGACCTGGTGAACTCGGCACTCGACGGCCAGCAGGCCGAGGACCGGCTGCACTCGGTCGGCATCACGGTCAACCGCAACGCCGTCCCGTTCGACCCGCGGCCGCCGATGATCACCTCCGGGCTGCGGATCGGCACCCCGGCGCTGGCCACCCGCGGCTTCGACGCCGAGGACTTCGCCGAGGTCTCCGACATCATCGCCGTCGCGCTGGGCCCGGACTTCGACGACACCACCCGGCAGGAGCTGCGCGACCGCGTGGACCTGCTGGTCAAGCGACGCCCGCTTTACCCCGACTTGGGCTGA
- a CDS encoding L-serine ammonia-lyase: MAISVFDLFSIGIGPSSSHTVGPMRAALMFVDGLSERGDLDRVARVRVELFGSLGATGHGHGSDKAVLLGLEGERPEDIDTASVGPRVAKIREEGQLRLLGRHTVRFTEDDDLVMHRRKSLPLHPNGMTFAAWDAAGGLFAERTYYSVGGGFVLDETAADGPVISADTTPVPFPFRTGAELMEHCAANDLTIAQVMLRNELVWRTEAEVREGLLAIWQVMQDCVTRGCEQDGVLPGGLKVPRRAKALHDKLLSEDGAGDPLYVMDWVTLFALAVNEENASGGRIVTAPTNGAAGIIPAVLHYYTRFLSVATEDGVIDFLLTAAAIGVVLKETGSISGAEVGCQGEVGSACAMAAAGLTAVLGGSVAQVENAAEIGLEHHLGLTCDPVGGLVQIPCIERNAVGSTKAINASRMALRGDGTHIVHLDKVIKTMRQTGADMHTKYKETSRGGLALNVIEC, from the coding sequence GTGGCTATCAGTGTGTTCGACTTGTTCAGCATCGGTATCGGCCCGTCCAGTTCGCACACGGTGGGCCCGATGCGCGCGGCGCTGATGTTCGTCGACGGCCTTTCCGAACGCGGCGACCTCGACCGGGTGGCCCGCGTGCGCGTGGAGCTGTTCGGCTCCCTCGGCGCGACCGGCCACGGCCACGGCAGCGACAAGGCCGTGCTGCTGGGCCTGGAGGGCGAACGCCCGGAAGACATCGATACGGCCTCCGTCGGCCCGCGGGTCGCCAAGATCCGCGAGGAGGGGCAGCTGCGGCTGCTCGGCAGGCACACGGTCAGGTTCACCGAGGACGACGATCTCGTCATGCACCGGCGCAAGTCGCTGCCGCTGCACCCCAACGGCATGACCTTCGCCGCCTGGGACGCCGCGGGCGGCCTGTTCGCCGAACGCACGTACTACTCGGTCGGCGGCGGCTTCGTGCTCGACGAGACCGCGGCCGACGGCCCGGTCATCTCCGCCGACACCACACCAGTCCCGTTCCCGTTCCGCACGGGCGCGGAGCTGATGGAGCACTGCGCGGCCAACGACCTGACCATCGCGCAGGTGATGCTGCGCAACGAACTGGTGTGGCGCACCGAGGCCGAGGTCCGCGAAGGGCTGCTGGCGATCTGGCAGGTCATGCAGGACTGTGTGACGCGCGGCTGCGAGCAGGACGGTGTCCTCCCCGGCGGCCTGAAGGTCCCCCGCCGCGCGAAGGCGCTGCACGACAAGCTGCTGTCCGAGGACGGCGCGGGCGACCCGCTCTACGTCATGGACTGGGTCACGCTGTTCGCGCTGGCCGTCAACGAGGAGAACGCCTCCGGCGGCCGGATCGTCACCGCCCCGACGAACGGCGCCGCGGGCATCATCCCCGCGGTCCTGCACTACTACACGCGGTTCCTGTCGGTGGCCACAGAGGACGGTGTGATCGACTTCCTGCTCACCGCCGCCGCGATCGGCGTGGTGCTCAAGGAAACCGGCTCGATCTCGGGCGCCGAGGTCGGCTGCCAGGGCGAGGTCGGCTCGGCGTGCGCGATGGCGGCGGCCGGCCTGACGGCGGTGCTGGGCGGCTCGGTCGCGCAGGTCGAGAACGCGGCGGAGATCGGCCTGGAACACCATTTGGGACTGACGTGCGACCCGGTGGGCGGCCTGGTGCAGATCCCGTGCATCGAACGCAACGCGGTCGGGTCCACAAAGGCCATCAACGCCTCCCGGATGGCCCTGCGCGGCGACGGCACCCACATCGTGCACCTGGACAAGGTCATCAAGACCATGCGTCAGACCGGCGCCGACATGCACACCAAGTACAAGGAAACCTCGCGCGGCGGCTTGGCCCTCAACGTCATCGAGTGCTGA
- the ku gene encoding non-homologous end joining protein Ku translates to MARPIWNGAINFGLVTVPVELYGATEDHTISFRQFERGTSDRIRYKRVNERTGKEVAYSDIVKGAEIGGGDYVIIEPDELDAIAPGRSRTIDISAFVDIDSIDPIHYQKTYWLAPAKEEYGRAYSLLLQAMRKSNKAGVATFVMRGKEYLTVVRAGEDLLILTTMLFAEDLRDPAKELKSMPEITPARGKELDMAISLIDSMSEEWKPEEFHDTYTQRVEQLIEDKKEGREIVSEEAPSEPTKVVDLFDALSKSVESRKKRREESPEPAEDLSSLTKAELDKLARDLDVKGRSKMTRDELEEAVKSAKGTGAKKRRAS, encoded by the coding sequence GTGGCACGGCCGATTTGGAACGGCGCGATCAACTTCGGGCTCGTGACGGTCCCGGTCGAGCTCTACGGGGCCACCGAGGACCACACGATCAGCTTCCGGCAGTTCGAGCGCGGCACTTCCGACCGCATCCGGTACAAGCGCGTCAACGAGCGCACCGGCAAGGAGGTCGCCTACTCCGACATCGTCAAGGGCGCGGAGATCGGCGGCGGCGACTACGTGATCATCGAGCCGGACGAGTTGGACGCCATCGCGCCCGGCCGCTCCCGCACGATCGACATCTCCGCGTTCGTCGACATCGACTCGATCGACCCGATCCACTACCAGAAGACGTACTGGCTGGCGCCGGCCAAAGAGGAGTACGGCCGCGCCTACAGCTTGCTGCTGCAGGCGATGCGCAAGTCGAACAAGGCCGGGGTCGCCACGTTCGTCATGCGCGGCAAGGAATACCTGACGGTCGTGCGCGCCGGCGAGGACCTGCTGATTCTCACCACGATGCTGTTCGCCGAGGACCTGCGCGACCCGGCCAAGGAACTGAAGTCCATGCCGGAGATCACCCCGGCGCGGGGCAAGGAACTCGACATGGCCATCTCGCTCATCGACTCGATGAGCGAGGAATGGAAGCCCGAGGAGTTCCACGACACGTACACCCAGCGCGTCGAGCAGCTCATCGAGGACAAGAAGGAAGGCCGCGAGATCGTCTCCGAGGAGGCGCCGAGCGAGCCGACGAAGGTCGTGGACCTGTTCGACGCGTTGAGCAAGAGCGTCGAAAGCCGCAAGAAACGCCGCGAGGAATCCCCGGAACCGGCTGAGGATCTGTCTAGCCTGACGAAGGCAGAGCTCGACAAGCTGGCCCGTGACCTCGACGTCAAGGGACGTTCGAAGATGACCCGCGATGAGCTGGAAGAGGCGGTGAAATCGGCGAAGGGCACGGGCGCGAAGAAGAGGAGGGCTTCATGA
- a CDS encoding WhiB family transcriptional regulator has translation MTEMSRLPGPVSESWDWQRHGSCRGLDSAWFFHPDAERGQARAERVRHAKEICKSCPVIVECRHHALTVIEPYGIWGGLDEGERRQAYARRRMTAQHAGARH, from the coding sequence ATGACGGAGATGTCGCGGCTGCCGGGTCCGGTCTCGGAAAGCTGGGACTGGCAGCGCCACGGGTCTTGCCGGGGACTCGACAGCGCGTGGTTCTTCCACCCCGACGCCGAGCGCGGCCAGGCGCGGGCGGAGCGGGTGCGCCACGCGAAGGAGATCTGCAAATCCTGCCCCGTCATCGTCGAGTGCAGGCACCACGCGCTGACCGTGATCGAGCCCTACGGCATCTGGGGCGGACTCGACGAGGGTGAACGCAGGCAGGCCTACGCCCGCCGCCGCATGACCGCCCAGCACGCGGGCGCCCGCCACTAG
- a CDS encoding SigB/SigF/SigG family RNA polymerase sigma factor has protein sequence MTVTTRPAETRPGHEYEHFAPLFAEKALLDPEDPRHAELRAALVTGHAGLAEHIALRFTHRGVPHEDLTQVALVGLIHAVDRFDPSRGYDFLTFAVPTIMGEVRRYFRDTAWSLRVPRKLQERHLALSDAGNELSQRLGRAPTPSELANHLDLPVDAVYEGLAAGQSYHSVPLDEAPTETDQTLSVPDTALDGVDFVESLRPLIARLTERERRILALRYFRDDTQTQIAEHLGLSQMHVSRLLTRTLRKLREGLADPT, from the coding sequence TTGACCGTCACCACCCGACCCGCCGAGACCAGGCCGGGGCACGAATACGAGCATTTCGCCCCCCTGTTCGCGGAGAAGGCGCTGCTGGATCCGGAGGATCCCCGGCACGCCGAACTACGGGCCGCGCTGGTGACCGGGCACGCCGGACTGGCCGAGCACATCGCCCTGCGATTCACCCATCGGGGGGTTCCGCACGAGGACCTCACGCAGGTGGCGCTGGTCGGCCTGATCCACGCGGTGGACCGGTTCGACCCCAGCCGGGGTTACGACTTCCTGACCTTCGCGGTGCCCACCATCATGGGCGAGGTCCGCCGCTACTTCCGCGACACGGCCTGGTCCCTGCGGGTCCCGCGCAAACTGCAGGAACGGCACCTCGCGCTGAGCGACGCGGGCAACGAGCTGTCGCAGCGGCTGGGACGCGCGCCGACGCCCAGCGAGTTGGCGAACCACCTGGACCTGCCGGTCGACGCCGTCTACGAGGGCCTCGCGGCGGGCCAGAGCTACCACTCCGTCCCACTCGACGAGGCACCCACCGAGACCGACCAGACACTCAGCGTGCCCGACACCGCCCTCGACGGCGTCGACTTCGTGGAGTCGCTCCGGCCGCTCATCGCGCGGCTCACCGAGCGTGAACGGCGAATCCTCGCGCTGCGCTACTTCCGCGACGACACCCAGACCCAGATCGCCGAACACCTCGGACTTTCGCAGATGCATGTGTCCCGGCTGCTCACGCGGACATTGCGCAAGCTCCGGGAAGGTCTCGCCGACCCGACCTAG
- a CDS encoding alpha/beta hydrolase — protein sequence MPRPLLLGLTSVVVVVVLVVGLAYLFQRRLIYLPSTGQVPDVANVIPGGHQVTYRTEDNLTLTGWYAPGPGTTVLVLPGNAGDRSARIPLAVALRARGHGVLLVDYRGYGGNPGDPTEDGLAADAKAAHNFLLRQGVTQDRLVYFGESLGAAVAARLARAHPPRGLLLRSPFVDLPSVAAVHYPFLPVRALLRDRFPVAETARGLGVPTTVVYGAEDEIVPPEQSAEVAVAANARTVIVEGARHNDRVLLDGRELLDAVADL from the coding sequence GTGCCGCGTCCACTCTTGCTCGGGCTGACCAGCGTCGTCGTCGTGGTTGTGCTGGTCGTGGGCTTGGCGTACCTGTTTCAGCGCCGATTGATCTACCTGCCGTCGACCGGCCAGGTGCCTGATGTTGCCAACGTCATACCCGGCGGGCACCAGGTCACCTACCGAACCGAGGACAACCTGACCCTCACCGGCTGGTACGCGCCCGGCCCGGGGACCACGGTGCTGGTGCTGCCGGGCAACGCGGGCGACCGCTCGGCGCGGATCCCGCTCGCGGTGGCGTTGCGCGCGCGGGGACACGGCGTGCTGCTTGTCGACTACCGCGGCTATGGCGGCAACCCAGGCGATCCCACCGAGGACGGCCTGGCGGCGGACGCGAAAGCGGCTCACAACTTCCTGCTCAGGCAAGGCGTCACCCAGGATCGGCTGGTGTACTTCGGCGAGAGTCTGGGTGCGGCGGTGGCGGCCCGCCTGGCCCGGGCGCATCCACCGCGTGGCCTCCTGCTCCGCTCCCCCTTCGTGGACCTGCCCTCGGTCGCCGCCGTGCACTACCCGTTCCTGCCCGTCCGCGCCCTGCTGCGCGACCGTTTCCCGGTCGCCGAGACCGCGCGTGGGCTGGGTGTGCCGACGACCGTCGTCTACGGCGCCGAGGACGAGATCGTGCCGCCAGAGCAAAGCGCCGAGGTCGCCGTCGCCGCGAATGCCCGGACGGTGATCGTCGAGGGCGCACGGCACAACGACCGCGTCCTGCTGGACGGTCGGGAACTGCTCGACGCGGTAGCCGACCTGTGA